The sequence GACATAAGATTGAAAGCATTAGCCAGATCGCCAAGTTCATCTTTATTCTTAATATGGATCTCATTAATCGTTAAATCATTAGAGGCAATCTTAATAGCGGCCGCCTGCAATTGCTTAATGGGTTTGGAAATCTGCATACTAATCAGAATTGCTGATAATGCTGCTGTAAGTAAAGATAATACACCTATTATTGCAATCGTTAATTGTATCGACTTGGCTTGGTCATGCGCCACTGCTATCTCTGCATTCGCTTCGGCCTGTTTCGTTATAACCAGCTTACGGGCTACCTCGACAAATTTATCTAGAACCTCACTCTGATTTACCGCTATATCAACAATGTCAGCTTGCTTCCCTTTATTTTTGGCATCGATCATCTTATCAGATATGACGATAAACTGTTGCTGCAACAAGTCTAATCCAGCTAAAATTTGGCGCTTATCTCGATCTGTAATCAATTTATCCAATTGTGCATATATAGCTATGAAATCAACGCGATGATCCGCATAAGCCTCAAATTTCTTCGCGTCACCGGAAATAATGAAATCGGAAACATTGGCATGTTCAGCTTCGATCGTGGTGTTCATATCCTTAACCAGACCAATAGTTTTGACCTCTTTATTTAATAGATCAGTGTAGGTAGTATTGATTTGCGCTATATAGGTATAGCCAATAGTACCTAGCAATACTAACAAGATCAGAACAATACCAAAACCCATGTAGAGACGTTGCTTAATACTTTTCGCTCTGAATAGCTGGATGAATTTCATCATTTACTCCCACCCACCTGTCCCAGAATATGTTCCGCTTCTGTTCTAAATGAACTCGCTGCTTTTTCAGGAGTGGTTTTGCCTTCTACCACATCATTCAACATGATTTGGTAAGCATTCTGCACCACCCCGTCAGATTGAGGAGCAGGAGGGTCGATAGGACTGGAGTGTTTGGCAATGTAACTCATATATGTGAACTGCTCTTTGCCTTGTTCGTTGGCTTGACTTGATAGTTGTGCAGCAACTTGGGTCGCAATAGGAACCCCACGGTCACCCCGAAGAATATCGTTAGCTTCTTTATTGTTGGTGATAAAGTCAATAAACTTCGCCGCCGCTTCCGTATGTTCTGAATAAGAAGATACGGCAATAAACATGGATGGTTTAATGTAGCTACCTTCTTTTTCCCCATCGTAGGTAGGAAGGCTTAATAATTTAAGAGTCCTGCCGGCAGCATCGCCAAGAGAAACTATCAGATTACTTGAGATCTGTAAAAATGCCGTTTTCCCCGTCACAAGTGCATTCGTTTCATCAGTAGTAGGTGATGTAACCGCATTACTTGGCTTCAGAAGCCCAGTATCCATCCATTTCTTCATTAATGTTAAATATTCAATGATAGATTTATCTGTGTATCCTAGGCCCGTTCCCTCCTTATTATAGAAGGATTCGCCTTTGGTTCTAAGCCAATACGACACATCAAACATAATGTCTAGTGGATAAAAATCCGGAGTGTTAACCTTCTCTTTAAATAGCTGCATCGTATGTTGTAAATCATCCACACTATAGCCGTTTTGCAAGGGTTCTATTCCATATTCCTTAAACATGGCTGGATCGTAAGCAATAGCTAATGCATTCGATCCCATTGGAATCCCATACTGCAATCCTTTATATTGTCCAGAGACCAGAAAGGATTTATCGATGTCAGATAGATCCAGAACTTTAGACTTGCTAAAGGAATCCATGGGTTCAAGTAAATCGTGCTTAATGTAATTAAAAATAAAACTGTAATCTGCCTGAATAAGATCAGGCATTGTTTGATCAGCTGTATACATCGCCAACTTTGTGGCTACGTTAGCATTGCTGGAGTAATCCTCTGTCTTGAATTTAATATTAGGATTCGCCTTCTCAAACATCGCGATAACCTTTAAAGTAATTTCCTTGCGGCTGGGTTTACCCCACCAAATAAAATTCAGGGTAATCTGCTTGTCGGTACTTTTCACTACTTCAGTGTCATTTCCCCCGCAACCAGCAATCGTAAATACTAATGCAGAGGTTACTAGAATGGAGATAACATTTTTAAATGTTATTTTCATAAATATCCGCCTTTCTCAATGAGCTACAGGATGAGTTGCTTATGTATGTTAAATGAGTTAGCACCTACTCACTTTCTCTATATCGGATATTTAACACGAAAATGTATATTTTTTTTGACATTCTTCGACAAATTAAAACATTTTTCTTTAAAATGTCATTTTAAAATAAATTTATTAATCGACGTGACACAGTGACACCAAAAAGAGCTATCCCGCAAAGTAGAATAATCCACTTTGCGAAATAGCTCCTTTCATACTCTTGTATGCAATTTAATTAGCTGTTACCTTATAAATTCACTGAACCCGTATATACAGCCTGTGCAGGGCCGGTCATATACACATGATTGTCTTCCTCGTTCCATTCAATATAAAGATCGCCGCCCTTCAAGCTAATCCAGGCCGAACGATCGGTCAGACCGTTAAGCACGGATGAAACTAGGGTTGCACATGCACCGGTCCCGCAAGCAAGCGTTGGTCCGGCTCCACGTTCCCAGACACGCATATCGACATGACCACGGTCCAGCACAGTGGCAAATTCAACGTTAACCTTTCGCGGAAATAAAGGATGCACTTCAAGTTTGGGTCCCCAAGTCGTGAGATCAAAGGATACAGCATCATCAACATAAATTACACAGTGTGGATTGCCCATGGATACCGCAGTGAACTTAAATTCTGTACCCTCTGCTTCAATGGGTTGATCCACAACATTCTCCGCATCTATCGCTACCGGAATCTGCAGACCCGACAATACAGGTTCGCCCATATCAACCGTAACGGTTTCCACTACACCGTCTTTCACATTTAGAGTAACCTTCTGCTCCCCAGCGCCAATCGTTTCAATCACAATCTGCTCCGAACTGACAAGTCCTTGCTCATACACATATTTGGATACACAGCGGATCGCATTCCCACACTGCTCCGCCTCCGAACCGTCAGAGTTCATTATGCGCATCATATAATGTCCACGCTCTGAAGGCAGGATGTAGACCAGACCATCCGCTCCGATGCCGAAATATCGGTTGCATAAGTTGACTGCAAGCTCTGCAGCATTGCTTGGAAGCTCCTGCTCGCCGTAGACGACGATAAAATCATTGCCTAGGCCATGCATTTTTGTGAATTCCATTGAGATGTCCACTCCTAAAATTTCTTAGTATACGAGCTATTAACTGCATCAAGCATACCTTAAGGAGTGGGGCAATGCTATTGACTTTATGCCGAAATTTTTGTACTTTTTATCATCGGCCGGTGGCGGCTCTGCTTCCGATTGCCACCCCAGACACTTCCTGCTCCCATCAAGAAAGTTGGAATACCAGATGATACCAATACCAGACACCACTCGCGGAAATTCAACGGAACGGTTTTGAAGACCGGCTGGAGCAGCGGCAGATACATCACCGCCAACATTAGCAGCACAGATGACAATACAGCGAGCACTAGATACCTATTCTGAAATGGGTTGCGGTGGAACACAGAGCGGGAGCTTCGGCAATCAAACACATGAATCAACTGGGCCATAACTAGTGTGGCAAAAGCGACTGATTGAGCGCGGACCAGCTGTGCCGGATTCTCAGGTGCAATCCGCAGCGTGAGCCAGAAGGCAGCCAGCGTGCAGAGGCCGATCAGCAGCCCACGACTGACAATCTTCCATCCCAACCGGCGGGCAAAAATATTCTCTTTGGCTCCACGTGGCTTGTGCTCCATTAGATCCTTCTCAGGCTGATCTACCCCAAGCGCCATTGCCGGAAGTCCGTCAGTAACGAGGTTAACCCACAGAATCTGAATAGGCACGAGCGGCAGCGGCAGACCTAGCATCATGGCAAAGAACATGGTCAATATTTCCCCGACATTGGAGGCCAGCAGATAACGGATAAATTTACGGATATTCTCGTAGATATTTCTGCCTTCTTCGATGGCTGCCACGATAGTGGAGAAATTATCATCTCCTAGGATGAGTGAGGATGCTTCCTTGGTGACATCCGTACCGGTGATCCCCATCGAGATTCCGATATCCGCCGCTTTAATCGCCGGAGCATCATTCACGCCATCTCCGGTCATTGCCACTACATGACCATGACGCTGTAATGACTTGACAATCCGCAGTTTATGTTCAGGAGAAACACGGGCGTATACGTACACATTATCAGAAATCTTATCAAGCTCATCATCATCCATTCGGGTCAGTTGGCTGCCTGTGAGCACAGTCCCTCCCCGCTGCAAAATACCCAGCTGATGGGCAATGGCTTCAGCAGTCGCACCGTGATCTCCAGTGATCATCACCGTCTTGATGCCTGCCCGACGCGTAATGCTGATCGCATCACGTACTTCACGCCGCGGCGGATCAATCATGCCCGCCAGACCGATAAAGATCAGTTGGCTTTCCGCTTCCTTCTCGCTGTTCACTGATTCGTTCGGACGCATATCACGATAGGCCATGCCAAGCACGCGCAATGCGCCCGAAGCTAATTCCTCATTGGCATCCAGCACCCTTTGCCGCAAGGTAGGTGTACAAGGTACAACCCCGCCATCCCAGAGCATATAAGTGCAGCGGCTTAGCAGCACATCAGGTGCTCCTTTGGTGCAGAGCATCCGGCCACCTGGATGACCAACAACAACCGACATCAGCTTCCGCTCCGAATCGAAGGGGAATTCCTTCTCCCTAGAATAGGTAACGGCTAGCGATTGCGAGGTCAAGCCCATTTTGGCGGACAGTGCCACCAATGCTCCTTCGGTTGGATCACCTTTTAGCTCCCATATGGAAGAAGAGGCCACCCCTTTATCCAGCTCATTAACCTTATCCTTCGTTTTGCGTTTTCCGCGCATTTCGGAAGGAAAGGTCTCGATGATTTCTGCATTGCTGCACAGTGCGCCCACTTGCAACATCCGGCGCAGACCTTGGTCGTGCTTGAGGTCTACCGCCCTACCCTTATCCAGAATTTGTCCTGTCGGAGCATATCCTTCACCCGTCACCGCGAGCGCGCGCCCACCTGTCCACAAGCGGGTTACCGTCATTTTATTCTGCGTAAGGGTGCCAGTCTTGTCGGAGCAGATCACGGAGGCGCAGCCGAGGGTTTCAACAGAAGGCAGTTTACGAACGATCGCCTTGCGTTTGATCATCCGTTGCACACCCAAGGCTAACGCAATTGTTACTATGGCTGGGAGCCCCTCAGGTATCGCAGCCACCGCAAGACTCACCCCAGCT comes from Paenibacillus sp. 19GGS1-52 and encodes:
- the dapF gene encoding diaminopimelate epimerase, which codes for MEFTKMHGLGNDFIVVYGEQELPSNAAELAVNLCNRYFGIGADGLVYILPSERGHYMMRIMNSDGSEAEQCGNAIRCVSKYVYEQGLVSSEQIVIETIGAGEQKVTLNVKDGVVETVTVDMGEPVLSGLQIPVAIDAENVVDQPIEAEGTEFKFTAVSMGNPHCVIYVDDAVSFDLTTWGPKLEVHPLFPRKVNVEFATVLDRGHVDMRVWERGAGPTLACGTGACATLVSSVLNGLTDRSAWISLKGGDLYIEWNEEDNHVYMTGPAQAVYTGSVNL
- a CDS encoding calcium-translocating P-type ATPase, SERCA-type — encoded protein: MEQNSWHRLGAEELQKMFGVHLQKGLSGEDAAERRKQSGQNELSEGKTVSPLTLLLNQFKDFMVLVLMGATLVSGLLGEYLDAITIIAIILLNGALGFVQEFRAERSLRALKQLSAPTAKVIRDGKSEILPAKMLVPGDIVLLESGDRIPADVRWLECSALYAEESALTGESLPVSKHSEPIHAEEIPLGDQKNIGFMGTMVTRGTGRAIVVRTGMDTEMGKIADLIQNTESQETPLQHRLEQLGKILIYVSLGLTIVVVAAGILHGQPATAMFLAGVSLAVAAIPEGLPAIVTIALALGVQRMIKRKAIVRKLPSVETLGCASVICSDKTGTLTQNKMTVTRLWTGGRALAVTGEGYAPTGQILDKGRAVDLKHDQGLRRMLQVGALCSNAEIIETFPSEMRGKRKTKDKVNELDKGVASSSIWELKGDPTEGALVALSAKMGLTSQSLAVTYSREKEFPFDSERKLMSVVVGHPGGRMLCTKGAPDVLLSRCTYMLWDGGVVPCTPTLRQRVLDANEELASGALRVLGMAYRDMRPNESVNSEKEAESQLIFIGLAGMIDPPRREVRDAISITRRAGIKTVMITGDHGATAEAIAHQLGILQRGGTVLTGSQLTRMDDDELDKISDNVYVYARVSPEHKLRIVKSLQRHGHVVAMTGDGVNDAPAIKAADIGISMGITGTDVTKEASSLILGDDNFSTIVAAIEEGRNIYENIRKFIRYLLASNVGEILTMFFAMMLGLPLPLVPIQILWVNLVTDGLPAMALGVDQPEKDLMEHKPRGAKENIFARRLGWKIVSRGLLIGLCTLAAFWLTLRIAPENPAQLVRAQSVAFATLVMAQLIHVFDCRSSRSVFHRNPFQNRYLVLAVLSSVLLMLAVMYLPLLQPVFKTVPLNFREWCLVLVSSGIPTFLMGAGSVWGGNRKQSRHRPMIKSTKISA
- a CDS encoding extracellular solute-binding protein, which translates into the protein MKITFKNVISILVTSALVFTIAGCGGNDTEVVKSTDKQITLNFIWWGKPSRKEITLKVIAMFEKANPNIKFKTEDYSSNANVATKLAMYTADQTMPDLIQADYSFIFNYIKHDLLEPMDSFSKSKVLDLSDIDKSFLVSGQYKGLQYGIPMGSNALAIAYDPAMFKEYGIEPLQNGYSVDDLQHTMQLFKEKVNTPDFYPLDIMFDVSYWLRTKGESFYNKEGTGLGYTDKSIIEYLTLMKKWMDTGLLKPSNAVTSPTTDETNALVTGKTAFLQISSNLIVSLGDAAGRTLKLLSLPTYDGEKEGSYIKPSMFIAVSSYSEHTEAAAKFIDFITNNKEANDILRGDRGVPIATQVAAQLSSQANEQGKEQFTYMSYIAKHSSPIDPPAPQSDGVVQNAYQIMLNDVVEGKTTPEKAASSFRTEAEHILGQVGGSK